From Candidatus Binatia bacterium, a single genomic window includes:
- the infB gene encoding translation initiation factor IF-2 encodes MAKRIHELAKEWGLPTKELLARIAELGITGKRSQSSLADADLGRVQTAVGRGSDASIRVGDERVVGERVVTERDSEGEVTTRERIVEARVGTNVIRRRRKKVEVIERKEISATDAGNLDDGSLLDLPEMPPAPLETPADDGLLPPEAEAAPMLGDDSSADDDAALLDLPEPEKPVVEESAPEAPEAPEAPVEVVADADPAEAPKEAPPAEVPAEAVAEASATEIAIEPEPAATTPARQTRTVAPRIDPTAPSLDDGMRRVQVLGKIDLKKAEPPPRPSRPGPGGAAPTGVATPGTGTDDTPRRRKGKKVIRKPGQFDPFSERKGGRMGRKPQKKRAAPGKEQRRTEITTPSARKRQVRISEGITVGELAKAMGLKAGEVIKKLMEMGVMATMNHFLDADHATLVASEFEYTVENVAFDAEKEIEGTAAEETKGESGPRDPVVTVMGHVDHGKTSLLDYIREARVADGEAGGITQHMGAYTADVNGRRIAFLDTPGHEAFTSMRARGAKVTDIVILVVAADDGVMPQTVEAINHSRAAEVPVIVAVNKIDRPDADLEKVKQGLSDNGLVPEDWGGDTTFVPVSAKTGEGVDQLLEMVLLQADLMDLKANPEIRARGSVVEAKLDRGRGPVATVLIQEGTLRAGDPFVVGLQHGRLRAMLDWQGRPVKEAGPSTPVSILGLSGVPAAGDSFAGVADDATARQVAEHRSDKQRQAELSKPAKVSLDDLYKQLESDAAKELRVVLKVDVQGSIDALTDAFTRLANEEVKVSTIHASVGGITESDVLLASASNAVIIGFNVRPEPKAGKLAEREGVDLRLYTIIYDAINQVRDALEGMLSPAVRERTVGRAEVREIFGVSGAGVIAGSSVNDGKILRGGLARLLRDHAVVHEGKIGSLRRFKDDVREVASGYECGIGLEGFNDLKPGDVIEVYELEEVARKLPPPSPSGNQPSAASVA; translated from the coding sequence TGCTTCGATCCGAGTGGGCGACGAGCGTGTCGTCGGGGAACGGGTCGTCACCGAGCGTGACTCCGAAGGCGAGGTAACGACCCGCGAGCGGATCGTTGAAGCGCGGGTGGGCACGAACGTGATCCGCCGCCGCCGCAAGAAGGTGGAGGTCATCGAGCGCAAAGAGATCTCGGCGACCGACGCCGGCAATCTCGACGACGGAAGTCTGCTCGACCTCCCGGAAATGCCGCCCGCACCGTTGGAGACACCTGCGGACGATGGCCTGCTGCCGCCCGAGGCGGAGGCTGCGCCGATGCTCGGCGACGATTCGTCGGCCGACGACGACGCGGCGCTCCTAGATCTGCCGGAGCCCGAGAAGCCGGTAGTCGAAGAGTCTGCTCCGGAAGCTCCGGAAGCTCCGGAAGCTCCGGTCGAAGTCGTAGCCGACGCCGACCCTGCAGAGGCGCCCAAAGAGGCTCCTCCCGCGGAGGTGCCAGCCGAAGCCGTCGCCGAAGCCTCGGCGACGGAGATTGCGATCGAGCCCGAGCCAGCAGCGACTACGCCGGCGCGTCAGACGAGGACGGTCGCGCCGCGGATCGATCCGACGGCGCCGAGCCTGGATGACGGCATGCGCCGCGTGCAGGTCCTCGGCAAGATCGACCTGAAAAAGGCCGAGCCGCCGCCGCGCCCCAGCCGACCCGGCCCGGGCGGTGCGGCGCCCACGGGCGTAGCCACGCCTGGGACCGGAACCGACGACACCCCCCGCCGTCGCAAGGGCAAGAAGGTCATTCGCAAGCCGGGTCAGTTCGATCCGTTCAGCGAGCGCAAGGGCGGCCGCATGGGCCGCAAGCCGCAGAAGAAGCGCGCGGCGCCCGGCAAGGAGCAGCGTCGGACCGAGATCACCACGCCGTCGGCCCGCAAGCGTCAGGTCCGGATTTCCGAAGGCATTACGGTCGGCGAACTCGCCAAGGCGATGGGACTGAAGGCCGGCGAGGTCATCAAGAAGCTCATGGAAATGGGCGTGATGGCCACGATGAACCACTTCCTCGATGCGGATCATGCGACGCTCGTCGCGTCCGAGTTCGAGTACACCGTGGAAAACGTCGCCTTCGACGCCGAAAAAGAGATCGAAGGCACCGCGGCCGAGGAAACCAAGGGCGAGTCGGGGCCGCGCGATCCGGTCGTGACGGTGATGGGCCACGTCGATCACGGCAAGACCTCGCTGCTCGACTACATTCGCGAAGCACGCGTCGCGGACGGCGAAGCGGGCGGCATCACGCAGCACATGGGCGCCTATACCGCCGACGTGAACGGCCGCCGTATCGCGTTTCTCGACACCCCCGGCCACGAAGCGTTCACTTCAATGCGCGCCCGTGGTGCCAAGGTGACCGACATCGTCATCTTGGTCGTGGCGGCGGACGACGGCGTGATGCCGCAGACCGTCGAGGCCATCAATCACTCTCGTGCGGCGGAAGTGCCAGTCATCGTCGCGGTCAACAAGATCGATCGTCCCGATGCCGACCTCGAGAAGGTGAAGCAAGGTCTGTCCGACAACGGCCTCGTTCCCGAAGACTGGGGCGGTGACACCACGTTCGTGCCCGTCTCGGCGAAGACGGGCGAGGGTGTTGATCAACTTCTCGAGATGGTGCTCCTCCAGGCCGATTTGATGGACCTGAAGGCGAACCCCGAAATTCGTGCACGCGGCTCGGTCGTCGAAGCCAAGCTCGATCGTGGTCGCGGCCCGGTCGCGACGGTTCTCATCCAAGAAGGCACGCTGCGCGCCGGCGACCCGTTCGTGGTCGGCCTACAGCACGGTCGACTCCGCGCCATGCTGGATTGGCAGGGCAGGCCTGTGAAGGAAGCCGGCCCCTCTACGCCTGTCTCAATTCTTGGCCTGAGCGGCGTGCCCGCGGCGGGCGATTCATTCGCCGGCGTCGCCGACGACGCAACTGCACGCCAGGTCGCCGAACACCGCTCGGACAAGCAGCGTCAAGCCGAGCTCTCGAAGCCGGCGAAGGTTTCGCTGGACGATCTTTACAAGCAGCTCGAATCGGATGCCGCGAAGGAGCTTCGCGTGGTCCTGAAGGTGGACGTACAGGGTTCCATCGATGCCCTCACCGACGCGTTCACTCGATTGGCGAACGAAGAGGTGAAGGTCTCGACGATCCACGCCTCAGTCGGCGGCATCACCGAATCGGACGTCTTGCTGGCGTCTGCGTCGAACGCCGTCATCATCGGCTTCAACGTCCGACCCGAGCCGAAGGCCGGGAAGCTCGCGGAGCGCGAAGGCGTCGATTTGCGCCTGTACACGATCATTTACGACGCGATCAATCAGGTTCGAGATGCCCTGGAAGGCATGCTCTCTCCTGCGGTGCGCGAGCGCACCGTCGGTCGTGCGGAGGTTCGCGAGATCTTTGGTGTCAGCGGCGCCGGAGTCATTGCCGGGTCTTCGGTCAACGACGGCAAGATCCTGCGCGGGGGCCTCGCGCGCCTGCTGCGGGACCACGCGGTCGTCCACGAGGGCAAGATCGGCAGCCTGCGGCGCTTCAAGGATGATGTCCGCGAAGTGGCGTCGGGGTACGAGTGCGGTATCGGGCTCGAAGGCTTCAACGATCTGAAACCGGGCGACGTCATCGAGGTCTACGAGCTTGAGGAAGTCGCGCGTAAGCTCCCGCCGCCGTCACCCAGTGGCAATCAGCCGAGTGCCGCCAGTGTCGCCTGA